One Methylomarinovum tepidoasis DNA window includes the following coding sequences:
- the cas3 gene encoding CRISPR-associated helicase Cas3' gives MRASFHAYWGKAGEGETCHLLPYHCLDVAACGVTLLKRLPRWRRRLVGLSGMGEDTLLLTLRVFLPLHDLGKFATAFQNLRPDLLERLRHRRSAKGYPTRHDTLGYALWREQLRSRFGGTGRRRRTSDSPADPWMRVVTGHHGQPPGESLQGLLRDHFEAEDIEAAEAFLQAVLELTGVESLPKTALPPEATWWLAGLTVLADWLGSNAGFFPYCEEALPLHDYWDRALKQAEKAVEAAGLNPDPPSGRFTLGDCFADPPANLKPTPLQRWAETVALDAGPSLFILEDVTGAGKTEAALLLAQRLLREQGGGGLYFGLPTMATANGMYQRLGGGEPPVYCRLFAPGSHPSLVLAHSRAELVRGHLLPPPEPEGDYGDSTEAAANRCSAWLADNRKKALLAEVGVGTIDQALLAVLASRHQSLRLLGLLDKVLIADEVHACDAYMNRLLEHLLRAHAGAGGSAILLSATLPHRQKTALIEAFAAGLGREIDHLEPSKDYPLATVFDRNGIRIQPLETRPEVARQVAVEFIEREEQVETVLADAVSRGCCACWICNTVDDARRRFEQLVQTHPDWKLDLFHARFTLHDRMAVERRVLRNFGKRSGPAERRGRVLIATQVVEQSLDLDFDVLISDLAPIDLLVQRAGRLQRHPRDKEGRYTPDATDRRGIPKLIVLAPPWDDDPPADWLRQALPGTAAVYEAEDAHLWLGMKLLRERRGFGMPGDARFLIEGVYDTDPFVDFPEALQAKALEAETTDKCKATIGEDKVLHLESGYRLEGPWLDEDIAPTRLGEPTTTVWLARLAEGRLLPLHSDSTAPEAWLESSLTLRQALARYEVIPDGVSPEGWQKSKEDLPGRGKWGVVIALNPVTENFWEGQVQSEQPRIRTIVYSQTTGLAFKE, from the coding sequence ATGAGAGCATCATTCCATGCCTACTGGGGCAAGGCCGGTGAAGGGGAAACCTGCCACCTGCTGCCCTATCACTGCCTGGACGTGGCCGCCTGCGGGGTAACGCTGCTGAAACGGCTGCCGCGCTGGCGCCGGCGGCTGGTGGGATTGTCGGGCATGGGTGAAGACACCTTGCTACTCACCCTGCGCGTTTTTCTCCCGCTCCACGACTTGGGCAAGTTCGCCACCGCCTTCCAGAACCTTCGCCCCGACCTGCTCGAAAGGCTGCGGCACCGCCGCAGCGCCAAGGGCTATCCCACCCGCCACGACACCCTTGGTTACGCCTTGTGGCGTGAGCAACTGCGGTCCCGGTTTGGAGGCACCGGCCGCCGCCGGCGCACATCGGACAGCCCCGCCGATCCCTGGATGCGGGTGGTCACCGGCCATCACGGCCAGCCGCCCGGCGAAAGCCTCCAGGGCCTGCTGCGGGATCACTTCGAGGCGGAGGACATCGAAGCCGCCGAAGCTTTCCTCCAGGCAGTACTGGAACTGACAGGCGTCGAATCCCTGCCGAAAACGGCGCTTCCACCCGAGGCCACCTGGTGGCTGGCGGGTCTGACCGTGCTCGCCGACTGGCTGGGCTCCAACGCCGGGTTCTTCCCCTACTGCGAGGAAGCCCTGCCGCTTCACGATTACTGGGACCGCGCCCTGAAACAGGCGGAAAAGGCCGTCGAGGCCGCCGGCCTGAATCCGGACCCTCCCTCGGGGCGTTTCACCCTGGGCGACTGTTTCGCCGATCCGCCCGCAAACCTGAAGCCCACCCCGCTGCAGCGGTGGGCGGAAACCGTCGCCCTCGACGCCGGCCCCAGCCTGTTCATCCTCGAGGACGTCACCGGCGCCGGCAAGACCGAGGCCGCGCTGCTGCTGGCCCAGCGGCTGCTGCGGGAACAAGGTGGCGGCGGGCTGTATTTCGGCCTGCCCACCATGGCCACCGCCAACGGCATGTACCAGCGCCTCGGCGGCGGCGAGCCGCCAGTGTACTGCCGTCTGTTCGCCCCCGGCAGCCATCCTTCCCTAGTGCTGGCCCACAGCCGTGCCGAGCTGGTGCGCGGACACCTGCTGCCCCCGCCCGAGCCGGAGGGCGACTACGGCGACAGTACCGAAGCGGCCGCAAACCGCTGCAGCGCCTGGCTGGCCGACAATCGCAAGAAGGCCCTGCTGGCGGAGGTGGGCGTCGGCACCATCGACCAGGCCCTGCTGGCCGTCCTCGCCTCCCGCCACCAGTCGCTGCGCCTGCTCGGCCTGCTGGACAAGGTGCTGATCGCAGACGAAGTCCACGCCTGCGACGCCTACATGAACCGCCTGCTGGAGCATCTGCTCCGCGCCCACGCCGGAGCCGGCGGCAGCGCCATCCTGCTGTCGGCCACCCTGCCCCACAGACAGAAAACCGCCCTGATCGAAGCGTTCGCAGCAGGTCTGGGACGCGAAATCGACCACCTGGAACCCAGCAAAGACTATCCGCTTGCCACCGTCTTCGACCGGAACGGCATCCGCATCCAGCCCCTGGAAACCCGGCCGGAGGTGGCCCGGCAGGTGGCGGTCGAATTCATCGAGCGTGAGGAGCAGGTCGAAACCGTCCTGGCCGACGCCGTCTCCCGGGGATGCTGCGCCTGCTGGATCTGCAACACGGTGGACGACGCCCGCCGCCGCTTCGAGCAGCTGGTCCAGACGCATCCGGACTGGAAGCTGGACCTGTTCCACGCCCGTTTCACCCTTCATGACCGGATGGCCGTCGAGCGGCGGGTTTTACGGAATTTCGGCAAGCGTTCCGGGCCTGCCGAACGCCGCGGCCGGGTCCTCATCGCCACCCAGGTGGTGGAACAGTCCCTGGACCTGGACTTCGACGTGCTGATCTCGGATCTGGCCCCCATCGACCTGCTGGTCCAGCGCGCCGGCCGCCTCCAGCGCCACCCCCGCGACAAGGAAGGCCGCTACACCCCCGATGCAACGGACCGGCGCGGCATCCCGAAGCTCATCGTGCTGGCCCCACCCTGGGACGACGACCCGCCCGCCGACTGGCTGCGCCAGGCCCTGCCGGGCACGGCGGCGGTGTATGAAGCCGAGGATGCCCACCTGTGGCTGGGGATGAAGCTGTTGCGGGAACGACGGGGTTTTGGCATGCCCGGTGACGCCCGTTTTCTAATCGAGGGTGTGTATGACACGGACCCGTTCGTGGACTTCCCCGAAGCGCTCCAGGCCAAGGCGTTGGAAGCCGAAACGACGGACAAGTGCAAGGCCACCATTGGCGAGGACAAAGTGCTGCATTTAGAAAGCGGCTACCGCCTGGAAGGCCCCTGGCTTGACGAGGATATTGCACCCACCCGCCTGGGCGAACCCACCACCACCGTCTGGCTGGCGCGGCTGGCCGAAGGCCGCCTGCTGCCGCTGCACAGCGACAGCACCG
- a CDS encoding site-2 protease family protein, protein MEELTLAQKLAVWVLPILFAITLHEVAHGWVAWLLGDDTAKRLGRLSLNPLHHVDIVGTVVVPLAMLLLGGFIFGWAKPVPVDFGRLRHPKRDMALVALAGPGANLLMALGWALLARLGVFLEMSYVSVPLIYMGAAGIFFNLVLMVLNLLPVPPLDGGRVLVGVLPHRWAAWVAQLEPYGMPILLLLLITGALGKILGPVIFTFQGFFFSLAGLS, encoded by the coding sequence ATGGAAGAACTGACCCTGGCCCAGAAGCTCGCCGTCTGGGTGTTGCCCATTCTGTTCGCCATCACCCTGCACGAAGTGGCCCACGGCTGGGTGGCCTGGCTGCTGGGGGACGACACCGCCAAACGCCTGGGACGGTTGTCCCTCAACCCGCTCCATCACGTGGACATCGTCGGCACCGTGGTGGTGCCGCTGGCGATGTTGCTGCTGGGCGGCTTCATCTTCGGTTGGGCCAAACCGGTGCCGGTGGACTTCGGTAGGTTGCGTCATCCCAAGCGCGACATGGCCCTGGTGGCCCTGGCCGGTCCCGGCGCCAACTTGCTCATGGCGCTGGGATGGGCGCTGCTGGCGCGGTTGGGGGTGTTCCTGGAAATGTCCTACGTGTCGGTGCCGCTCATCTACATGGGTGCGGCGGGGATTTTCTTCAACCTGGTGCTGATGGTCCTGAATCTGCTTCCGGTCCCGCCGCTGGACGGCGGCCGGGTGCTGGTCGGCGTCCTGCCGCACCGCTGGGCGGCGTGGGTGGCCCAGCTCGAGCCTTACGGCATGCCGATCCTGTTGTTGCTGCTCATTACCGGGGCGCTGGGGAAAATCCTGGGGCCGGTCATCTTCACGTTCCAGGGGTTCTTCTTCTCCCTCGCCGGCCTGTCGTGA
- a CDS encoding ketopantoate reductase family protein produces the protein MKTAVVIIGLGELGGEFAKGFLRLGHPVVPVLRGMDPGEVAESVPEPELVLVTVAESDLHPVLAQIPLRWRDRLVLVQNELTPADWQRHGLENVTVAVVWFEKKPGQALTDILFTPVYGPKADQVIGALGRLGVKTRLLESEDELIFELARKSLYILTLNIASLAVDTTVGELWHRHRDLVRRVAGDVLTVLERRFGRPLPREALIEAMAEGIADCPDRRARGRRAGERLARVLAEARQAGIDVPVLASIAEAAQSP, from the coding sequence ATGAAGACAGCGGTCGTCATCATCGGTCTGGGGGAACTGGGCGGCGAATTCGCCAAGGGCTTTCTCCGTCTGGGGCATCCGGTGGTGCCGGTGCTGCGGGGCATGGATCCCGGAGAGGTGGCCGAGTCGGTGCCCGAGCCGGAACTGGTGTTGGTGACGGTGGCGGAAAGCGACCTGCACCCGGTGCTGGCGCAGATCCCGCTGCGCTGGCGTGACCGCCTCGTCCTGGTGCAGAACGAACTGACGCCGGCGGACTGGCAGCGCCACGGCCTGGAGAACGTCACGGTGGCGGTGGTCTGGTTCGAGAAGAAGCCGGGGCAGGCGTTGACCGACATCCTGTTCACCCCGGTGTACGGTCCCAAGGCGGATCAAGTGATCGGAGCCCTTGGCCGGCTGGGCGTCAAGACCCGCCTGCTTGAAAGTGAAGACGAGCTGATCTTCGAGCTGGCGCGCAAGAGCCTGTACATTCTGACCCTCAACATCGCCTCCCTGGCCGTGGATACGACCGTCGGGGAATTGTGGCACCGGCACCGGGACCTGGTGCGCCGGGTGGCGGGTGATGTGCTGACGGTGCTGGAGCGCCGCTTCGGTCGGCCGCTGCCGCGCGAGGCGCTGATCGAAGCGATGGCCGAAGGCATCGCCGACTGCCCGGACCGCCGTGCCCGCGGCCGTCGGGCCGGGGAGCGCTTGGCGCGGGTGCTGGCGGAGGCGCGGCAGGCGGGGATCGATGTTCCGGTTCTGGCATCCATCGCGGAGGCGGCACAGTCCCCCTGA
- a CDS encoding L-threonylcarbamoyladenylate synthase — MAQYFEIHPDNPQPRLIRRAVEILQRGGVIVWPTDSSYALACRIDDKKALERIRQIRQLGEKHQFSLVCRDLAQIGQFVRLSNEAHRLIKALTPGPYTFILKATHEVPRRLQHPSRKTVGIRIPDHPVAQALLAALEEPLFSTTLILPGEETALVDPYEIRQRLEKQVDLILDAGIMPYEPTTVIDLTEGVPEIRREGKGYERLEALLR, encoded by the coding sequence ATGGCCCAGTATTTCGAGATCCATCCTGACAACCCCCAGCCCCGCCTGATCCGGCGGGCGGTGGAAATCCTGCAGCGGGGCGGTGTCATCGTCTGGCCCACCGATTCTTCCTATGCGCTTGCCTGCCGTATCGACGACAAGAAGGCTCTCGAGCGTATTCGCCAGATCCGCCAGCTGGGCGAGAAACACCAGTTTTCCCTGGTCTGCCGCGATCTGGCCCAGATCGGCCAGTTCGTCCGTCTCAGCAACGAGGCCCACCGCCTCATCAAGGCGCTCACCCCCGGCCCGTACACCTTCATTCTCAAAGCGACCCACGAGGTGCCGCGCCGCCTGCAGCATCCCAGCCGCAAGACCGTCGGCATCCGTATTCCCGACCATCCGGTGGCCCAGGCGTTGCTGGCGGCCTTGGAGGAGCCCTTGTTCAGCACCACCCTGATCCTCCCCGGTGAGGAGACGGCATTGGTGGACCCGTACGAAATCCGCCAGCGCCTGGAAAAGCAGGTGGATCTGATTCTCGATGCCGGCATCATGCCCTACGAGCCGACCACGGTGATCGACCTGACCGAGGGGGTTCCCGAGATCCGCCGCGAAGGTAAAGGTTATGAGCGGCTCGAAGCCCTGCTGCGTTAA
- a CDS encoding gamma-glutamylcyclotransferase family protein produces the protein MVLSCRDLFVYGSLTDASLCRRLVGRRMGERPAVLCGYRVRPVQGADYPALVPCPKRIVGGLLLTGLRPRDLQRLDRYEGGEYRRRLALVRVKGRPRRAWVYLWCDRRSRLGKAG, from the coding sequence ATGGTCTTATCCTGTCGTGATCTGTTCGTCTATGGTTCCCTGACCGATGCGTCTCTGTGCCGCCGGCTTGTGGGTCGCCGCATGGGGGAGCGGCCGGCGGTGCTGTGTGGTTACCGGGTCCGGCCGGTGCAGGGGGCCGACTATCCCGCCCTGGTGCCCTGTCCTAAAAGGATCGTCGGCGGCCTGCTGCTGACCGGCTTGCGTCCCCGGGATCTTCAGCGCCTGGACCGCTACGAAGGTGGGGAATACCGCCGCCGTCTGGCGCTTGTCCGGGTGAAGGGGCGGCCGCGGCGAGCCTGGGTCTATCTCTGGTGTGACCGGCGCAGCCGGCTGGGGAAAGCTGGATGA
- a CDS encoding segregation and condensation protein A, whose amino-acid sequence MSEATILARVRGAPVVELPENLYIPPDALRVILEETFEGPLDLLLYLIRRQNLDIMAVSITRVTEQYLQYIGLMERLRIELAAEYLLMAAWLAEIKSRLLLPKPETEGEDEEDPRAELVRRLQEYERIKQAAQELDALPRLGRDLFPAVLAADLPPRPPALPQLTLEHLAEAFRQVLDRAEKLQSHTITPETLSVRERMSQVLARLRKDAAVALESLFDLREGRAGLVVTFLALLELCKEGLVEVCQSEPLAPIQVQAR is encoded by the coding sequence GTGAGCGAGGCGACGATCCTGGCCCGGGTCCGGGGCGCGCCGGTGGTGGAGCTGCCGGAGAATCTCTACATCCCCCCGGACGCCCTGCGGGTCATCCTCGAGGAAACCTTCGAAGGCCCGCTGGACCTGCTGCTGTATCTGATCCGGCGTCAGAATCTGGACATCATGGCGGTTTCCATCACCCGGGTGACCGAGCAGTATCTGCAATACATCGGCCTGATGGAGCGCCTCAGAATCGAACTGGCGGCCGAATACCTGCTCATGGCCGCCTGGCTGGCGGAGATCAAATCACGTCTGCTGCTGCCAAAGCCGGAAACCGAAGGCGAGGACGAGGAAGACCCCCGCGCCGAACTGGTGCGGCGCCTGCAGGAATACGAGCGCATCAAGCAGGCAGCCCAGGAACTGGACGCCCTGCCGCGTCTCGGCCGGGACCTGTTTCCCGCGGTGCTGGCCGCCGATCTGCCGCCCCGCCCGCCGGCCCTGCCGCAGCTCACCCTGGAGCACCTGGCCGAGGCCTTCCGCCAGGTGCTCGACCGGGCCGAGAAACTGCAAAGCCACACCATCACCCCCGAAACCCTGTCGGTGCGCGAACGCATGAGCCAGGTGCTGGCCCGGTTGCGCAAGGATGCGGCGGTGGCGCTGGAAAGCCTGTTCGATCTGCGCGAGGGCCGCGCCGGTCTGGTGGTGACCTTCCTGGCCCTGCTGGAGCTGTGCAAGGAAGGGTTGGTGGAGGTGTGCCAGAGCGAACCTCTGGCGCCGATCCAGGTCCAAGCCCGATGA
- the tsaB gene encoding tRNA (adenosine(37)-N6)-threonylcarbamoyltransferase complex dimerization subunit type 1 TsaB, translated as MKILALETATEACSAALYRDGRVCERFEVAPRRHAELILPMMTGLLEEAGLTLRELDALAFGRGPGAFTGLRIAAGVAQGTALGAGLAVVPVSTLAALAAEALAQTPVAYAVAALDARMGEVYWGVYRRGEAGPVLVGREQVVDPRQAPLPDDLTEAVAVGHGWSAYGEVLRRRFGDRLRTIWPRRLPRAAWIARLAAGTDPGTQWLPPEQGLPVYLRDQVAHRAKA; from the coding sequence GTGAAGATTCTGGCCCTGGAAACCGCCACCGAAGCCTGTTCCGCCGCCCTGTATCGCGATGGCCGGGTCTGTGAACGCTTCGAGGTGGCCCCGCGCCGCCACGCCGAGCTGATCCTGCCGATGATGACCGGATTGCTGGAGGAAGCCGGCCTGACGCTGCGGGAACTCGATGCCCTGGCGTTCGGGCGCGGGCCGGGGGCGTTCACGGGGCTGCGGATCGCCGCCGGAGTGGCCCAGGGGACGGCCCTGGGCGCCGGGTTGGCGGTGGTGCCGGTCTCGACCCTGGCGGCGCTGGCGGCCGAAGCGTTGGCGCAGACGCCGGTGGCGTACGCCGTGGCGGCTTTGGACGCCCGTATGGGGGAAGTGTACTGGGGCGTGTACCGGCGCGGCGAGGCCGGGCCGGTGCTCGTCGGCCGCGAACAGGTCGTCGATCCCCGGCAGGCGCCGCTGCCGGACGATCTGACCGAGGCGGTGGCCGTCGGTCACGGCTGGTCGGCCTACGGCGAGGTGCTGCGCCGCCGTTTCGGCGACCGCCTGCGCACCATCTGGCCCCGGCGCCTGCCACGGGCGGCCTGGATCGCCCGGCTGGCGGCCGGGACCGATCCCGGCACCCAATGGCTGCCACCGGAGCAGGGGTTGCCGGTGTATCTGCGCGATCAGGTGGCCCATCGCGCCAAGGCGTAA
- a CDS encoding ATP-dependent DNA helicase — MSRSRSASETAEPALGAWFAQGGLLSRIIDGYAPRAAQVEMAEAVAETLDQGGVLVAEAGTGTGKTFAYLLPALLSGRQVVVATGSRNLQDQLFGRDLPVLQRSLGRPLRVVQLKGRGNYLCHYRLQQALEGRLLHDEAEREALLSVRRWLETTAVGDIAELAALPEDWWGWPRLTSTEDSCLGQDCPFVADCFLLKARRRAQEADLVVVNHHLLCADWALRQEGYGALLPEADAVIVDEAHQFAATAAHFLGETLSARQLQELLRDSAAELRQAETAAPALRQAQTELQQALQRTLAFLGTAPSKGSAEELPERAHTVLAGLAGTLAGLVEALAPLAGASQGLGHCYQRAERQLARLQSWLEGEREGWVRWFETGSRRFALHATPLVVGASFAAYRARFEAAWIFTSATLSVAGGFDHFLGQLGLNREAVRCRIWPSPFDYRRQALLYLPPDLPPPAAPDYTRRMIAAVRPVLEASGGRAFLLFTSHRAMNEAAKLLEDLPFPLLVQGRAPKAVLLARFRELGNAVLLGTASFWEGVDVRGSALSCVIIDKLPFTSPGDPVCQARLASLRARGYDPFPTWQLPAAVIALKQGAGRLIRGAEDRGVLVLCDPRLTTRGYGKVFLGSLPPMPRTRELQAVRRFFGEPT; from the coding sequence ATGTCCCGATCCAGGTCAGCCTCAGAAACCGCCGAGCCCGCCCTGGGCGCATGGTTCGCCCAGGGCGGGCTGCTGTCGCGGATCATCGACGGCTACGCCCCCCGCGCCGCCCAGGTGGAGATGGCCGAGGCGGTGGCCGAAACCCTCGATCAAGGCGGCGTTCTGGTGGCCGAGGCCGGCACCGGCACCGGCAAGACCTTCGCCTATCTGCTGCCGGCGCTGCTGTCGGGCAGGCAGGTCGTCGTCGCCACCGGCAGCCGCAATCTCCAGGACCAGTTGTTCGGGCGCGACCTGCCGGTACTGCAGCGTTCCCTCGGGCGGCCGCTGCGGGTGGTCCAGCTCAAGGGACGGGGCAACTATCTGTGCCATTACCGCCTGCAGCAGGCCCTGGAAGGTCGGCTGCTGCACGACGAGGCCGAGCGCGAGGCCCTGCTGAGCGTACGCCGCTGGCTGGAAACCACGGCGGTGGGCGACATCGCCGAACTGGCCGCGCTGCCGGAGGACTGGTGGGGCTGGCCGCGCCTGACCTCCACCGAGGACAGTTGCCTGGGGCAGGACTGTCCTTTCGTCGCCGACTGTTTCCTGCTCAAAGCCCGGCGCCGGGCGCAGGAGGCGGATCTGGTGGTGGTCAACCATCATCTCCTGTGCGCCGACTGGGCCCTGCGCCAGGAAGGCTATGGCGCGCTGTTGCCGGAGGCCGATGCGGTGATCGTGGACGAGGCCCACCAGTTCGCCGCCACCGCGGCCCATTTTCTGGGCGAAACCCTGAGCGCCCGCCAGCTGCAGGAACTGCTGCGCGATAGTGCCGCCGAGCTGCGACAAGCCGAAACGGCCGCCCCGGCCCTGCGCCAGGCCCAGACGGAACTGCAGCAGGCGTTACAGCGGACGCTGGCGTTCCTGGGGACCGCGCCGTCCAAAGGGTCCGCGGAAGAGCTGCCCGAGCGGGCGCACACGGTGCTGGCCGGCCTGGCCGGGACATTGGCCGGTCTGGTCGAGGCTCTGGCGCCCTTGGCCGGCGCCAGCCAGGGGCTGGGCCATTGTTACCAGCGCGCCGAGCGGCAGCTGGCGCGGCTGCAAAGCTGGCTCGAAGGCGAGCGCGAGGGCTGGGTGCGCTGGTTCGAGACCGGTTCCCGGCGCTTCGCCCTCCACGCCACGCCGCTGGTGGTCGGGGCCTCCTTCGCCGCTTACCGGGCGCGGTTCGAAGCGGCCTGGATTTTCACGTCCGCCACCTTGAGCGTGGCCGGCGGTTTCGACCATTTTCTCGGCCAGCTGGGGCTGAACCGGGAAGCGGTCCGCTGCCGTATCTGGCCCAGTCCTTTCGACTACCGCCGCCAGGCGCTGCTCTATCTGCCGCCGGATCTGCCGCCGCCGGCGGCGCCGGACTACACCCGGCGCATGATCGCCGCCGTCCGCCCCGTCCTGGAGGCCAGCGGCGGGCGGGCTTTCCTGCTGTTCACCAGCCACCGGGCCATGAACGAGGCCGCTAAGCTGCTGGAAGATCTGCCGTTTCCCTTGTTGGTGCAGGGGCGCGCCCCCAAGGCGGTGCTGCTGGCGCGTTTCCGCGAGCTGGGCAACGCGGTGCTGCTGGGGACCGCCAGTTTCTGGGAGGGGGTGGACGTGCGCGGTTCAGCGCTCTCGTGCGTCATCATCGACAAGCTGCCTTTCACTTCGCCGGGCGACCCGGTCTGCCAGGCCCGGCTTGCCAGTCTGCGCGCCCGAGGGTACGATCCCTTTCCCACCTGGCAGCTGCCGGCGGCGGTGATCGCCCTCAAGCAGGGCGCCGGACGCCTGATCCGCGGCGCCGAGGACCGGGGGGTGCTGGTGCTGTGCGATCCCCGCCTGACCACGCGGGGTTACGGCAAGGTCTTCCTCGGCAGCCTGCCGCCGATGCCGCGGACCCGGGAGTTGCAAGCCGTGCGACGTTTCTTTGGTGAACCGACGTGA